The Candidatus Saccharibacteria bacterium oral taxon 955 DNA segment AAGCACTAAGCATACAGATAAGTATACATAAAATACCGCCTCTCTGGTAGGAGGCGGTGTTTACAAAGCTTAAAGGGCGATTTTTGCGCGACCTTTAGCGCGACGGCGTTTGAGAACCGCACGACCAGCTTTTGTCGCAACACGCGCGCGGAAACCATGGGTTTTTGCACGGTGGCGGGTGTGTGGTTGGTATGTTCGCTTTGGCATATCTCTATTATTATACCCTGACATAGACCAAGAATCAATATCTCGCTTGAAATTACATCGGAATTATAGCCTCGTCACTAA contains these protein-coding regions:
- the rpmH gene encoding 50S ribosomal protein L34, whose product is MPKRTYQPHTRHRAKTHGFRARVATKAGRAVLKRRRAKGRAKIAL